In Bacillus sp. FJAT-45037, the following are encoded in one genomic region:
- a CDS encoding nuclease-related domain-containing protein, which translates to MIAKPRTYPVTISKLEAMMRRISSHHTKRTQIEADVAKRKAGYKGEVALDYHLSFLPKKEYTILHDLRLKSGEYFFQIDTLILTPTYILLVEVKNLFGTLTFEPEFQQLIRQTADAEDIFPDPITQVKHQAKQLRTFLAQHNYPEVPIETLVVVANSSSRITFSESARHIRTFITRDTNLTNRIEHFTKTHRTPLLCQKTIRKLTRLLTKKHTPASFDPFDYYQLTESDLIKGVHCPSCHAIPMTRLHGKWVCSHCYYRSRSAHLESLIDYAHLIQTMITNKATRHFLQIDKDLARRILKNLHVDNKGYGKRTTYELDVDQLAEMIQKLDER; encoded by the coding sequence ATGATCGCTAAACCACGAACGTACCCCGTCACGATCTCAAAATTAGAAGCTATGATGCGCAGAATCTCTTCGCATCATACGAAAAGAACGCAGATTGAAGCAGATGTAGCTAAACGAAAGGCCGGATACAAAGGAGAAGTGGCTCTTGACTACCATTTAAGCTTTTTGCCGAAAAAGGAGTACACCATTCTTCATGATCTCAGGCTCAAAAGTGGGGAGTACTTTTTTCAAATCGACACGCTCATCCTCACACCAACCTACATCCTGCTGGTTGAAGTAAAGAATCTGTTTGGCACTCTAACGTTTGAGCCGGAATTTCAACAGTTGATCCGCCAGACCGCTGATGCGGAGGACATTTTCCCCGACCCGATTACTCAAGTAAAGCACCAAGCGAAACAACTCCGCACCTTTCTCGCGCAGCACAACTATCCCGAAGTCCCAATTGAGACACTGGTCGTCGTCGCCAATTCCTCAAGCCGCATTACTTTCTCAGAGTCCGCTCGCCACATTCGCACCTTTATCACACGCGACACCAACCTCACAAACCGGATCGAGCACTTCACCAAAACCCACCGTACCCCTCTGTTATGCCAGAAAACAATTCGGAAATTAACCCGTCTCCTCACCAAAAAACATACGCCAGCCTCCTTTGATCCATTTGACTATTATCAACTTACAGAGAGTGATTTGATTAAAGGTGTGCACTGCCCATCTTGCCACGCCATCCCTATGACCCGACTTCATGGAAAATGGGTCTGTTCCCACTGTTATTACCGTTCGCGAAGCGCTCATCTCGAGAGCCTCATTGACTATGCCCACCTCATTCAAACGATGATCACAAACAAAGCAACTCGACATTTTTTACAAATAGACAAAGATTTAGCACGGAGAATACTGAAAAACCTTCATGTAGACAATAAAGGATACGGAAAACGAACGACATATGAACTAGATGTTGATCAATTAGCAGAAATGATACAAAAATTAGACGAAAGATGA
- a CDS encoding Crp/Fnr family transcriptional regulator, with translation MLNPATIKELLTHFPLFKKIDEQALNQIVEISINRQWTKNNHIFMQGEPIENVYFIYSGRIKIYKMDHRGREQIVAILKEGEMFPHVGFFRKGSYPAYSQALEQAELVVIPIRGFEQVLRNNPELCIQVFNVLGAKIVDLQDRLEAQIVNNTYEQIIKLLIRLGDTNGRELPSGVTMILSAYTNQQLAKMIGTTRETINRTLTKLRKEQLLKDCEDGRLGFVRGDLESRLYGE, from the coding sequence ATGTTGAATCCAGCGACCATCAAAGAACTGTTAACTCATTTTCCTTTATTTAAAAAGATTGATGAGCAGGCGCTAAATCAAATCGTTGAGATATCGATCAATCGCCAGTGGACAAAAAATAATCATATTTTCATGCAAGGCGAGCCGATCGAGAACGTTTATTTCATTTATAGTGGCCGCATCAAGATTTATAAGATGGATCACCGCGGACGCGAGCAAATTGTGGCGATTTTAAAAGAGGGTGAGATGTTTCCTCATGTTGGGTTCTTCCGAAAAGGTTCATACCCCGCCTACTCACAAGCGCTCGAGCAAGCGGAACTAGTTGTGATTCCGATTCGAGGATTTGAGCAAGTGTTACGAAACAACCCAGAGTTATGCATCCAAGTGTTCAACGTATTAGGCGCAAAAATTGTCGACCTCCAAGACCGTCTCGAAGCACAAATCGTCAATAATACGTACGAACAAATTATTAAGTTACTCATCCGCTTAGGAGATACAAACGGTCGCGAGCTGCCGAGCGGCGTCACGATGATCCTATCTGCCTACACGAATCAGCAGCTAGCAAAAATGATCGGAACAACGCGCGAAACGATAAATCGTACACTCACTAAGCTCCGAAAAGAACAGTTGTTGAAAGACTGTGAAGACGGTCGGCTCGGTTTTGTGCGAGGAGATTTAGAGAGTCGGTTGTATGGGGAGTAG
- the hmpA gene encoding NO-inducible flavohemoprotein, giving the protein MLSKETISIIKSTVPVLEVHGVTITSRFYQRLFEKHPELLNMFNHANQKKGRQQTALANSILAAAVHIDQLESILPVVKQIGHKHRSLGVKPEHYPIVGETLLEAIKEVLGEAATDEILQAWGEAYGVIADVCIGVENEMYKEAASQVGGWSDFKEFVVAKKVRESDVITSFYLQPWDGGTIADYQAGQYITIKIQPEGHEHTHLRQYSLSDAPGNDYYRISVKREVDGVVSNQLHDQYKVGDKVEVSAPAGDFVLDTTQTEPVVLISGGVGVTPMMSMLKTIVREQPEREVIFIHAAQNGSVQAFRKDVEEIAATSAHVRNYFCYAEPTKADINLGAFHYDGLIELDWLRDVLENIDSDADYYFCGPVPFMKVINQYLKKLGVEAERIYYEFFGPAGNLTAELEDEITTKS; this is encoded by the coding sequence ATGTTATCAAAAGAAACCATTTCCATTATAAAGTCTACTGTTCCGGTATTGGAAGTTCACGGTGTGACGATCACGAGTCGTTTTTATCAGAGGTTGTTTGAGAAGCACCCTGAGTTGTTAAATATGTTTAACCATGCAAATCAAAAGAAAGGTCGCCAGCAAACGGCATTAGCAAACTCGATTCTCGCTGCTGCGGTGCATATTGATCAGCTCGAGTCCATACTACCTGTCGTCAAGCAAATCGGTCATAAACATCGCAGTTTAGGCGTGAAGCCGGAGCATTATCCGATTGTCGGCGAGACGTTGCTTGAGGCGATTAAAGAGGTGCTTGGAGAGGCGGCAACCGATGAGATTTTACAAGCATGGGGTGAGGCGTACGGCGTGATCGCTGATGTGTGTATCGGTGTCGAGAATGAAATGTATAAAGAAGCGGCCTCACAAGTTGGCGGTTGGTCTGACTTTAAAGAATTTGTCGTAGCAAAAAAAGTGAGGGAGAGTGATGTCATTACCTCGTTTTATTTACAACCTTGGGACGGAGGAACGATCGCCGATTACCAAGCCGGCCAATATATTACGATTAAAATACAACCTGAAGGCCATGAACACACGCATCTTCGTCAATACAGCTTATCTGATGCCCCGGGAAATGATTACTACCGGATTAGTGTTAAACGCGAAGTAGATGGGGTTGTTTCCAATCAACTTCATGACCAATATAAAGTCGGTGACAAAGTAGAAGTGAGCGCCCCAGCTGGAGACTTTGTGCTAGATACGACGCAAACCGAGCCAGTTGTGCTCATTAGCGGAGGGGTTGGCGTCACACCGATGATGAGCATGCTTAAGACGATTGTACGAGAGCAACCTGAACGTGAGGTGATCTTCATTCATGCCGCGCAAAACGGTTCAGTGCAAGCATTTAGAAAAGACGTCGAGGAAATCGCAGCAACTTCTGCTCATGTTCGTAATTATTTTTGTTACGCGGAGCCGACAAAAGCTGACATCAACCTTGGTGCGTTTCATTATGATGGGCTAATTGAGCTTGATTGGCTGCGTGACGTGTTGGAAAATATCGATTCTGACGCTGACTATTATTTCTGTGGACCTGTTCCTTTCATGAAAGTGATTAATCAGTATCTAAAAAAGCTCGGTGTTGAAGCGGAGCGTATCTATTATGAGTTTTTCGGCCCCGCAGGTAATTTGACAGCCGAATTAGAGGATGAAATTACGACGAAATCTTGA
- a CDS encoding aspartyl-phosphate phosphatase Spo0E family protein — MKKDHLLLEIEEKRQEMYTSALQFGIESKKVLSCSEELDSLIAMYQQLKKRTSVH; from the coding sequence ATGAAAAAAGACCATTTATTACTAGAAATAGAAGAAAAACGTCAAGAAATGTATACATCAGCCCTACAATTTGGAATTGAATCTAAAAAAGTGCTTTCGTGTAGCGAAGAGCTCGATTCCCTCATTGCGATGTATCAACAACTAAAGAAACGTACGTCAGTACATTAA
- a CDS encoding DNA primase gives MKKFMMTTAAAVLSLSVLAACGEPADEPMEGEPVEDPAMDEAPVEEEPAMDDDMYEDDMEEEPAMDDDMDEEMDMEEEDAE, from the coding sequence ATGAAAAAGTTTATGATGACAACAGCAGCAGCTGTATTATCTTTAAGTGTATTAGCAGCATGTGGAGAGCCTGCAGACGAGCCAATGGAAGGTGAGCCAGTAGAAGATCCAGCAATGGATGAAGCTCCAGTAGAAGAAGAGCCAGCAATGGACGATGACATGTATGAAGACGACATGGAAGAAGAGCCAGCAATGGACGATGACATGGATGAAGAAATGGACATGGAAGAAGAAGACGCTGAATAA
- the fabZ gene encoding 3-hydroxyacyl-ACP dehydratase FabZ: MSQLTIQEIKEIIPHRYPFLLIDRIEEITEGERAVGIKNVTANEEYFNGHFPDYPVMPGVLIIEALAQVGAVAMLKKEENRGKLAFFAGIDNCRFKRQVVPGDQLKLEVEITRLKGPIGKGHAIATVNGEVAVETDIMFALKNA, from the coding sequence ATGAGCCAATTAACCATTCAAGAAATCAAAGAAATTATCCCGCATCGCTACCCATTTCTTCTCATCGACCGCATTGAGGAGATCACGGAAGGAGAGCGTGCTGTTGGAATAAAAAACGTCACAGCAAACGAAGAATATTTTAATGGACACTTTCCAGACTACCCCGTCATGCCTGGTGTCTTAATTATCGAAGCTCTCGCACAAGTCGGAGCCGTTGCGATGTTAAAGAAAGAAGAAAACCGCGGCAAGCTTGCCTTTTTTGCTGGCATTGATAACTGTAGGTTCAAGCGCCAAGTTGTTCCAGGTGATCAATTAAAGCTTGAAGTCGAAATCACTCGCCTAAAAGGTCCAATTGGCAAAGGACATGCCATCGCAACCGTTAACGGAGAAGTCGCTGTCGAGACAGATATTATGTTTGCCTTGAAAAATGCTTAA
- a CDS encoding NERD domain-containing protein, protein MCSIPRNIPYTIERLEALKNRLPINHPKRSKVEADYRILQSKHKTWRQLSRILTPFVSTRCHVLHNIDLTIDNQAFHIDTLMISSQFLLLIDLKNQQADQSRLFFLFRETLLKKWLKQLHLSHIPMTTILVANTKQDHCDQSILISEVSPYIETLQHHYEKRQLSAHQCQILKQWFIDHHTPDTRTILDQYKIDSEDLTTGVSCPSCSSYPMTRLHGRWQCPQCGFISHQAHMTAIRDYGLLINETITNKELRQFLHLSSRFTTKRIIDRINAAQTGTYNGSTYNLNVVLTRQNPIKRA, encoded by the coding sequence ATGTGTTCAATTCCCCGCAACATCCCCTACACTATAGAAAGGTTAGAAGCGCTTAAAAACCGGCTTCCAATTAATCATCCGAAGCGGTCAAAAGTAGAGGCCGATTATAGAATACTTCAATCAAAACATAAAACATGGCGCCAACTTTCGCGCATATTAACCCCCTTTGTAAGCACTCGCTGCCATGTTCTTCATAACATCGACCTAACTATAGATAACCAAGCTTTCCACATTGATACGCTAATGATTTCAAGCCAATTCCTTCTTCTGATTGATCTGAAAAATCAACAAGCCGATCAATCGCGACTGTTCTTTTTGTTTCGAGAAACGTTACTCAAAAAATGGCTAAAGCAGCTTCATCTCTCGCACATTCCAATGACAACGATCCTTGTTGCCAATACAAAACAAGACCATTGTGATCAAAGCATCTTAATCTCAGAGGTTTCCCCGTACATTGAAACTCTCCAGCATCACTACGAAAAACGCCAATTATCTGCTCATCAATGCCAAATTCTTAAACAATGGTTCATCGATCACCACACACCAGATACACGAACCATTTTGGATCAATATAAGATTGACTCGGAGGATCTTACGACAGGTGTCTCCTGCCCCTCATGCAGCTCCTATCCAATGACTCGCTTACATGGACGATGGCAATGCCCTCAATGCGGATTCATTTCACATCAAGCCCATATGACAGCCATTCGAGATTACGGCCTACTCATAAATGAGACGATCACGAATAAAGAGCTCAGACAGTTCCTCCATCTTTCTTCACGATTCACCACGAAACGAATCATCGATAGGATTAACGCAGCTCAAACAGGCACATACAACGGCTCGACCTATAACCTAAATGTCGTCCTAACACGGCAAAATCCAATCAAACGCGCGTAA
- a CDS encoding DNA-directed RNA polymerase subunit beta, producing the protein MTNQERQPTSTEPVATSDEQTIEIAASEEEVPKKTRFGLRKKRAKKERIRLIPIWLRLIVVTVLVGGSLLLGIIMGYGVIGDGDPKDALKTETWYHILDIMQGNE; encoded by the coding sequence ATGACAAACCAAGAGAGACAACCTACCTCAACTGAACCAGTCGCAACTTCTGACGAGCAGACAATTGAAATAGCTGCAAGCGAGGAAGAGGTGCCGAAAAAAACGCGTTTTGGCCTCCGTAAAAAACGAGCGAAGAAAGAGCGTATTCGACTCATTCCGATTTGGCTTCGCCTCATCGTTGTGACCGTTCTTGTCGGTGGAAGTCTTCTACTTGGAATCATTATGGGATACGGGGTTATTGGAGACGGAGACCCTAAAGATGCTCTGAAGACAGAGACTTGGTACCACATTCTAGATATCATGCAAGGAAACGAATAA
- a CDS encoding flagellar hook-basal body protein, whose protein sequence is MNLSMISASVTMGQLQKKLDTLAHNISNTNTTGYKRRESTFSDLLFRQVNNQTDTRYETGRMTPNGIRVGAGAKIAQTAIRLDQGSIIETGRQLDFAIAERDHFFEIGTTEGGVETSYLTRDGAFYLSEDPANPQSLTIVNSSGNYLLDGNGQRFSLPMNFTDLTLSSNGDLQATLNDGTTEELGQINLIRVLKPQVLEALGDTNFRFPDDLAALGLVDEDVFEQVPGNEGRLIQSAIEGSNVDIAKEMSELMNTQRHYQFNARAISMADEMNGLVNGIRR, encoded by the coding sequence ATGAATTTATCAATGATTTCAGCTTCTGTTACGATGGGACAATTGCAAAAGAAATTAGATACATTAGCTCATAATATCTCAAACACCAATACCACAGGGTACAAGAGACGCGAATCGACATTCTCAGACCTTTTGTTCCGACAAGTCAACAATCAAACGGACACAAGGTACGAAACTGGGCGGATGACACCAAATGGCATTCGAGTCGGTGCAGGGGCAAAGATTGCTCAGACGGCGATTAGGCTTGATCAAGGGTCGATTATTGAAACCGGTCGACAGCTCGACTTCGCGATTGCTGAGCGGGACCATTTTTTTGAGATTGGTACGACTGAAGGTGGAGTGGAAACGTCATACTTAACACGAGATGGTGCGTTCTACTTAAGTGAGGACCCTGCAAATCCACAATCTTTAACGATTGTGAATTCAAGTGGAAACTATTTGTTAGATGGCAATGGGCAGCGATTTAGCTTACCGATGAACTTCACAGATCTGACGTTATCTTCAAATGGAGATCTTCAAGCGACCTTGAACGATGGTACAACTGAGGAACTCGGCCAAATTAATTTAATTCGAGTCCTGAAGCCACAAGTTCTTGAAGCGTTAGGTGACACGAATTTCCGTTTCCCTGACGACCTTGCTGCTCTCGGTTTAGTGGACGAGGACGTATTTGAGCAAGTACCGGGAAATGAAGGAAGGTTAATCCAATCAGCAATTGAAGGATCAAATGTTGATATCGCGAAAGAAATGAGCGAGTTAATGAATACCCAACGACATTATCAATTCAATGCACGTGCCATTTCAATGGCAGATGAGATGAACGGACTCGTAAACGGAATCCGCCGCTAA
- a CDS encoding flagellar hook-basal body protein, producing the protein MLRGLYGAAAGMIAQQQRQEMLTNNLANANTPGYKADQASMRAFPNMLLKAMDTNTHPGASAPYIGELSTGVYLQERMPNFRQGDINETGNSTDIALLQGILPETESGRPGALFYTVQAGEGAEVHYSRNGNFTVDGQGFLTTSEGHYVLGTDGGALQVGNENFTIDQDGMMTSAEGALLGQLNVAYADDPMLLVKEGDGLLRFTEEGDLPTAIGNDQINYQLKQGFIERSNVDASQTMTEMMNAYRSFEANQRILQAYDQSLDKAVNEVGRIG; encoded by the coding sequence ATGCTTAGAGGATTGTACGGCGCAGCAGCAGGGATGATTGCCCAGCAGCAGCGTCAAGAAATGCTGACCAATAACCTAGCCAATGCGAACACTCCAGGCTACAAAGCCGACCAAGCATCCATGCGCGCATTTCCTAACATGCTCTTAAAAGCAATGGATACTAATACACATCCAGGTGCATCTGCGCCATATATCGGTGAACTCTCAACAGGCGTTTACTTGCAAGAACGTATGCCAAACTTCCGTCAAGGCGATATCAATGAAACCGGCAATAGCACAGACATTGCTCTGTTACAAGGGATTCTACCTGAGACCGAATCAGGAAGACCTGGTGCGTTATTTTATACCGTTCAAGCAGGAGAAGGTGCGGAGGTTCACTATTCAAGAAACGGCAACTTTACCGTCGATGGACAAGGGTTCTTAACGACATCAGAAGGTCATTATGTACTCGGAACAGATGGTGGCGCTTTGCAAGTCGGAAATGAGAACTTCACGATCGATCAAGATGGGATGATGACATCGGCTGAAGGCGCGCTTCTAGGACAATTGAACGTTGCTTATGCTGATGATCCTATGCTTTTAGTTAAAGAGGGCGATGGTTTGTTGCGCTTTACAGAAGAGGGAGACTTGCCAACAGCAATTGGAAACGATCAGATTAACTATCAACTTAAGCAAGGATTCATTGAACGTTCAAATGTTGATGCATCGCAAACGATGACGGAGATGATGAATGCCTATCGTTCATTTGAAGCCAATCAACGTATCCTCCAAGCCTATGATCAAAGTTTAGACAAAGCGGTAAATGAAGTCGGACGAATTGGATAA
- a CDS encoding rod shape-determining protein → MFGRDIGIDLGTANVLIYVKGSGIVLDEPSVVAVDTQSKRVLAVGEEAFRMVGRTPGNIVAMRPMKDGVIANFEMTESMLKHFLDKINVKSMFSKPRILICCPTNITSVEQKAIREAAEKSGGKNVYLEEEPKVAAIGAGMDIFQPSGNMVVDIGGGTTDVAVLSMGDIVTASSIKVAGDRFDSDILNYIKKRYKLLIGERTAEAIKMQVATVFPGGRQEEMDIRGRDMVSGLPKTITVHSKEIEEALLESVSYIVQAAKQVLEQTPPELSADIIDRGVILTGGGALLHGIDQLLAEELKLPVLVADEPMHCVARGTGILLENLNKIQKKIKI, encoded by the coding sequence ATGTTTGGTAGAGATATTGGAATTGATCTAGGTACGGCGAACGTCTTGATTTATGTTAAAGGTAGTGGAATTGTATTAGATGAACCTTCTGTTGTAGCAGTTGATACGCAATCAAAACGAGTGCTTGCTGTCGGAGAAGAAGCGTTCCGTATGGTTGGACGCACACCAGGAAATATTGTTGCCATGCGCCCGATGAAAGACGGCGTCATCGCGAACTTTGAAATGACAGAATCGATGCTCAAGCATTTTCTTGACAAGATTAATGTCAAAAGCATGTTTTCAAAGCCACGCATCCTTATTTGTTGCCCAACGAATATCACTTCTGTCGAGCAGAAGGCGATCCGTGAAGCAGCTGAGAAAAGTGGCGGGAAAAATGTGTATTTGGAAGAGGAACCGAAAGTTGCTGCAATTGGAGCTGGAATGGATATCTTCCAACCGAGCGGGAACATGGTCGTAGACATAGGCGGTGGAACAACGGATGTTGCTGTTCTTTCAATGGGTGATATCGTCACCGCCTCTTCCATCAAAGTAGCTGGTGACAGATTCGATTCTGACATCTTAAATTACATCAAAAAGAGGTATAAACTTCTTATTGGAGAACGTACAGCTGAGGCCATTAAGATGCAAGTCGCAACAGTATTTCCAGGCGGGCGTCAAGAGGAAATGGACATTCGCGGACGCGATATGGTCAGTGGACTTCCTAAGACAATTACGGTACACTCAAAGGAAATAGAAGAGGCGTTACTTGAATCAGTTTCCTATATTGTACAAGCTGCCAAACAAGTGCTAGAGCAAACACCTCCCGAGCTATCAGCGGACATTATTGACCGCGGTGTCATTTTAACGGGTGGAGGCGCATTGCTTCACGGCATTGACCAACTTCTTGCAGAAGAGTTGAAGTTACCTGTACTCGTCGCGGACGAGCCAATGCACTGTGTTGCCAGAGGAACAGGCATTTTGCTTGAGAACCTCAATAAAATCCAAAAAAAAATAAAGATTTAA
- the spoIIID gene encoding sporulation transcriptional regulator SpoIIID, with amino-acid sequence MHDYIKERTIKIGKYIVETRKTVRTIAKEFGVSKSTVHKDLTERLPEINPELANEVKEILEYHKSIRHLRGGEATKVKYKKNQEEPVQQIVKTRQ; translated from the coding sequence GTGCACGATTACATCAAAGAGCGAACGATCAAGATTGGTAAGTATATCGTCGAGACCAGGAAAACGGTGCGAACCATTGCAAAGGAGTTCGGCGTATCAAAAAGTACCGTTCATAAAGACTTAACGGAACGCTTGCCAGAAATCAACCCAGAGCTCGCAAATGAAGTCAAAGAAATATTAGAATACCACAAGTCGATTCGTCACTTGCGTGGCGGAGAAGCAACAAAAGTGAAATACAAAAAGAATCAAGAAGAACCCGTGCAACAAATTGTAAAAACTCGACAATAA
- a CDS encoding 3'-5' exonuclease → MVFWKKQKLDYSLQSDIPLNTSIRDLTFTVFDTETTGFAINRSDRMIEIAAVSVSNLEVQEQTFQTYVNPERDIPTKITDLTNISPEMVEQAPKSLEALNRFFQFNEATGCNLWVGHYVSFDMLVVKKELHRNEYAFEPPLFVDTLDFIGYLNPSRDMRDLEVYALQFGTLIYERHQALGDALTTAHLFCELMRHLEDRGKTTLADLLEIGSSSTKGVVF, encoded by the coding sequence ATGGTGTTTTGGAAGAAACAGAAGCTAGATTATAGTTTGCAATCAGACATTCCGTTGAATACATCGATTCGAGATCTGACATTCACTGTCTTTGATACCGAGACAACGGGTTTTGCCATTAATAGATCGGACCGAATGATTGAAATTGCTGCAGTCAGTGTGTCGAATCTTGAAGTGCAAGAACAAACATTTCAAACGTACGTCAATCCAGAACGCGACATTCCTACAAAAATCACCGACTTAACGAATATTTCCCCGGAAATGGTCGAACAAGCACCGAAGTCCCTAGAGGCTTTGAATCGTTTCTTTCAATTTAATGAAGCGACCGGATGCAATCTATGGGTCGGTCATTACGTCAGCTTCGATATGTTGGTTGTGAAAAAGGAGTTGCATCGAAATGAATATGCCTTCGAGCCACCTTTATTTGTCGACACGCTCGACTTTATTGGCTATTTAAACCCATCAAGGGATATGCGCGATCTTGAAGTCTATGCCCTTCAATTTGGCACCCTCATTTATGAACGGCATCAAGCACTCGGTGATGCCTTAACGACCGCTCATTTATTCTGTGAGTTAATGCGGCACTTAGAAGATCGAGGAAAGACCACACTAGCCGATCTATTAGAGATCGGAAGCTCTTCTACGAAGGGTGTGGTGTTTTAA